A window of Pyrobaculum aerophilum str. IM2 contains these coding sequences:
- a CDS encoding ABC transporter permease, with product MYWEVIRLSWRALWERKGRTIGAIIGVVIAFTALSYALLLGQTFKDAVSDYFTKNFQLDSLYVTGAQFTDADVNVLRTIPGVAHAVPIAAARGLAKAPGQQQPVAVTIYGVSPAYAALIIPETALYEGTLALGGGLALVGYYVAFDRSTGERRLDPGAPLTIQMGRRTASVQASAVLASGAVGVLDTLRGVVVDIALFRQLVGSDTYNFVLVRVKDTALLEQVAADIRAYFPSADVISPLAVLQTFESFFTSFQLFLGLIAGVSTVITALWLYDTMSISVVHRTKEIGVMRALGYKRRHIMILFLAEALLIAAMGIALGAAALIPLAHAGLPTPGQTSSSLRPAFHPPFAVQSLELNPVIMAAAAALVIAVNLAGAVLPAYRASRINIVAALRYE from the coding sequence ATGTACTGGGAGGTAATACGCCTTTCTTGGCGCGCTCTGTGGGAGAGGAAGGGCCGCACTATTGGCGCAATTATCGGCGTAGTCATCGCCTTCACGGCCCTCAGCTACGCCCTACTCTTAGGGCAGACGTTTAAAGACGCCGTAAGTGACTACTTCACGAAAAACTTCCAGCTGGACTCCCTCTACGTCACCGGGGCCCAGTTCACAGACGCCGATGTTAACGTGTTGAGGACTATCCCAGGCGTGGCGCACGCGGTGCCCATCGCCGCGGCCAGGGGCTTGGCCAAGGCGCCGGGGCAGCAACAGCCAGTGGCGGTCACTATATACGGAGTGAGCCCGGCTTACGCGGCGTTAATAATACCGGAAACTGCGCTTTACGAGGGGACTCTGGCGTTGGGCGGCGGTTTAGCCCTGGTTGGGTACTACGTGGCCTTTGATCGCTCTACGGGCGAGAGGAGGCTGGATCCCGGCGCCCCCCTCACTATTCAGATGGGGAGGAGGACGGCCTCTGTACAAGCCTCTGCCGTGCTGGCCTCCGGAGCAGTTGGCGTTTTGGACACCTTACGCGGCGTTGTTGTCGACATTGCGCTGTTCAGACAGCTTGTGGGATCTGATACATACAACTTCGTATTAGTCCGCGTTAAGGACACAGCGCTGTTAGAACAAGTCGCGGCGGATATACGGGCATATTTTCCAAGCGCGGACGTTATATCCCCCCTGGCTGTTTTACAGACATTTGAAAGCTTCTTCACGTCCTTTCAATTGTTCCTAGGGCTGATAGCGGGGGTTAGCACTGTGATAACCGCCCTCTGGCTGTATGACACTATGTCCATAAGCGTAGTCCACCGCACTAAAGAAATCGGCGTGATGCGCGCCCTCGGGTACAAGAGGAGGCACATAATGATCTTATTCCTCGCAGAGGCTCTGCTTATAGCCGCCATGGGAATCGCGCTTGGCGCCGCCGCCTTAATCCCTCTGGCACATGCCGGCCTCCCCACTCCTGGCCAGACTTCCTCAAGCCTAAGGCCGGCCTTCCACCCGCCCTTTGCCGTACAAAGCCTTGAGCTAAACCCAGTGATTATGGCCGCGGCGGCCGCCCTAGTGATAGCAGTGAACCTCGCAGGCGCAGTCCTGCCGGCATACAGGGCGAGCAGGATAAATATCGTCGCTGCTCTGAGATACGAATAA
- a CDS encoding McrB family protein — translation MGASAPLERFVALLILSGKNVLLVGAPGVGKTELALRAARFFTCCEPEVEAGREDLSYEDLVWSYAVGPDGKLERRLGSLGRAVKRSWESLAKGGGPCHYVLDEINRANIDVALGRVFTALDVEHRPRVKVFEEAGVEPPLIPTSLRVFATMNVVDRGQLFKLSFALLRRFAYVYVPPPHKSISPRLEIPHIIKRDIDFTPYAERAYKSLTINGVGPGDIPTILKLPIPQPGEILAEVDRLGLTSLLNWALEKAERLGLEVGPSMILDVLKIAAVRAAAPNSLKLEKGAFIDFVASSLVLPYFASAAPRVRQKAILSARPPGELEEMRKIVNEVKEFFGETSASYTVARGLLYELPAEV, via the coding sequence ATGGGCGCCAGTGCCCCGTTGGAGCGGTTTGTAGCTTTGTTAATCCTATCGGGCAAGAACGTTCTCCTCGTCGGCGCGCCGGGCGTTGGGAAGACGGAGCTGGCGCTTAGGGCCGCGCGTTTTTTCACCTGCTGCGAGCCCGAGGTGGAGGCGGGCCGGGAGGACTTGTCGTATGAAGACTTAGTCTGGAGCTACGCCGTGGGCCCAGACGGCAAGTTGGAGAGAAGGCTTGGCTCTCTGGGGCGCGCGGTGAAGAGGAGCTGGGAGTCATTGGCCAAGGGCGGAGGCCCCTGCCATTACGTCCTCGACGAGATTAACAGGGCGAACATCGACGTGGCCCTCGGCCGCGTCTTTACAGCCCTTGACGTTGAGCACAGGCCCAGGGTTAAGGTCTTTGAGGAGGCGGGAGTCGAGCCTCCCCTAATCCCCACGTCGCTGAGAGTCTTCGCAACTATGAACGTAGTGGACAGAGGCCAGCTTTTTAAACTCAGCTTTGCCCTCTTGCGGAGATTCGCCTACGTCTACGTGCCCCCTCCCCATAAATCTATCTCGCCGAGATTAGAAATACCCCATATCATCAAGCGCGATATTGACTTCACCCCATACGCCGAAAGGGCGTACAAATCTCTTACAATTAACGGCGTGGGGCCCGGCGACATACCGACTATTTTAAAACTGCCCATTCCCCAGCCGGGGGAGATATTAGCCGAGGTGGACAGGCTAGGCCTAACTTCGCTTTTAAACTGGGCTCTTGAAAAAGCAGAGAGACTTGGCTTAGAGGTAGGCCCCTCTATGATACTAGACGTGTTAAAAATCGCGGCTGTACGGGCCGCGGCGCCTAATTCGCTTAAGTTAGAAAAAGGCGCTTTTATTGACTTCGTGGCCTCTTCGCTAGTTCTGCCCTACTTCGCCTCAGCGGCCCCGAGAGTGCGCCAGAAGGCAATACTCTCCGCGAGACCCCCCGGCGAGTTGGAGGAGATGAGGAAAATAGTAAACGAGGTGAAGGAATTTTTCGGCGAAACCTCGGCGTCCTATACCGTGGCGAGAGGCTTGCTCTATGAACTCCCGGCGGAGGTGTGA